From Oreochromis niloticus isolate F11D_XX linkage group LG14, O_niloticus_UMD_NMBU, whole genome shotgun sequence, one genomic window encodes:
- the snrpa gene encoding U1 small nuclear ribonucleoprotein A, which produces MATPEVRLNHTIYINNLNEKIKKDELKKSLYAIFSQFGQILDILVARNIKMKGQAFVIFKEINSASNALRSMQGFPFYDKPMRIQYAKTDSDIIAKMKGTYVERDRKKEKKKIKGPDATGPKKGVAGAGAAMVAGVPAAMPGMPPMSQAPRMMHMPGQPPYMPPPGMMPPPGMAPGQMPPGAIPPGQMMPGQMPGQMPQQVAENPPNHILFLTNLPEETNELMLSMLFNQFPGFKEVRLVPGRHDIAFVEFENEVQAGAARDALQGFKITQTNAMKISFAKK; this is translated from the exons ATGGCCACTCCAGAGGTCCGGCTCAATCATACTATCTACATCAACAACCTGAATGAGAAGATCAAGAAAGATG AGCTGAAAAAGTCGCTGTACGCCATCTTCTCACAGTTCGGACAGATTTTGGATATCCTGGTGGCACGAAACATTAAGATGAAGGGTCAGGCCTTTGTTATCTTCAAAGAGATTAACAGCGCCTCCAATGCGCTGAGATCAATGCAGGGCTTCCCCTTCTATGATAAACCAATG CGCATACAGTATGCAAAGACTGACTCTGACATCATAGCTAAAATGAAGGGGACTTACGTGGAGCGTGACcgcaaaaaagagaagaagaagatcaaAGGACCTGATGCCACTGGACCAAAGAAGGGTGTAGCAGGAGCTGGTGCAGCCATGGTCGCTGGCGTGCCTGCTGCCATGCCT GGAATGCCTCCAATGAGCCAGGCTCCCCGTATGATGCACATGCCTGGCCAGCCACCTTACATGCCCCCTCCAGGCATGATGCCACCTCCAGGGATGGCGCCTGGCCAGATGCCCCCTGGTGCCATTCCTCCTGGTCAGATGATGCCTGGACAGATGCCTGGACAAATGCCCCAGCAG GTTGCAGAAAATCCCCCCAATCACATCCTCTTCCTCACCAACCTGCCAGAGGAGACAAACGAGCTCATGCTGTCCATGCTCTTCAACCA gttCCCAGGATTCAAGGAGGTGCGTTTGGTCCCTGGACGCCACGACATCGCATTTGTGGAGTTTGAGAACGAGGTGCAGGCCGGAGCTGCACGAGACGCACTACAAGGCTTCAAGATCACGCAGACGAATGCAATGAAGATTTCATTCGCTAAGAAATAA